From the genome of Pseudomonas sp. FP453:
ACGTGGTGCATCCCGGCGGCCAGGCGCAGCAGCCGCACCGGGATTACCACCTGGGTTTCCAGACCAATGACGTGGTGGAACGCTTTCCCCTGCCGTTGCACGTGCTGTCCCAGTATCTGACGCTGCAAGGCGCGGTAGCCCACACGGATATGCCACTGGAAACCGGGCCGACCCAACTGCTGCCGTTCTCCCAGCAATACGCCCTGGGTTACCTGGCGTGGCGCCGCGAAGAGTTTATCGACTACTTCCAGCAACACGCCGTGCAGTTGCCGCTGAACAAGGGCGACCTGCTGTTCTTCAACCCGGCGCTGTTCCATGCCGCCGGCACCAACCGCACCGCCGACCGCCAGCGCATGGCCAACCTGCTGCAAATTTCCTCGGCGTTCGGCAAACCCATGGAAGCCCTCGACCGCGACCGCATGATGCTCGCGGTGTACCCAGCGTTGCTGGCCAATCCGTCCCTGGATGTCGAGGCCGTGATCGCTTGTACGGCGGACGGTTATGCCTTCCCCACCAACCTCGACACCGACCCACCGCTCAAAGGCCTGGCCCCGCAAACCGGGCAACAACTGATGCAACAGGCACTCAGCGAAGGCTGGCCGCCCTCGGACTTTGCCGCGGCGGTGGCGCAGATGCGCGCCAAGCGCCAGGCCTGAATCACCCCTGCTTTAACAACAACAATAACAGCGGAGCAAAACCATGAAGAAGCACCTCCTTGCGGCACTGTTTACCCTCGCCGTCACACCGTGGGCGCTGGCCGATATCCGTATCGGCGTGAGCATCGCCCAAGTCGATGATGTATTCCTCGCGCAGATGCGCGACTACATGGCCGCCCACGCCAAGGAGTTGCCCGGCGTGACCCTGCAATTCGAAGATGCCCAGGGCGATGTGGTGCGCCAGCTCAACCAGGTGCAGAACTTCACCGCCCAGGGCATGGATGCGATCATCGTCAACCCGGTGGACACTGCCGCCACGGCGAAGATGAGCAGCAACGCCCAGCAGGCCAAGACCCCGCTGGTCTACGTCAACCGCCGCCCGGATGCCCAGCAACTGCCGCCGGGTGTCGGTTATGTGGGCTCGGATGAGGTCAAGGCCGGGGAGATCCAGATGCGCTACCTGGCCGAGAAAATGGGTGGCAAGGGCAACCTGGCGATCATGCTCGGGCTGCTGTCCAACAACGCCACCCACAACCGCACACTGGGGGTGAAGACCGTGCTCAAGGAGTACCCGGATATCAAGATCGTCGAAGAACAAACTGCGGAATGGCAGCGCAACAAGGCAATCGACCTGATGAACAACTGGATCGTCTCCGGGCGCAAGATCGACGCAGTGGCGGCGAACGCCGATGAAATGGCGATTGGCGCCGCCATGGCCATCAGCCAGGCCGGCATGCAACCGGGCAAGGACATCCTCGTGGCCGGCAGCGACGGCGGCCCAGCCGGGTTGGACGCGGTGAAAAAGGGCCAACTGCTGGTGACGGTGTACCAGGACAACAAGGGCCAGGCGGTGGGCTCGATTGATCTGGCGGTGAAGATGGTGAAGAAGGAACCGTACACGGCTGAACTGACGATTCCGTATCAGCAGATCACCAAGGACAACTACCAGGCGTTCCTCAACCCCTAAGCTCGAACGCTCCCACATCTTGACTTGTGAACCCGCTCAAATGTGGGAGCTGGCTTGCCTGCGATGACGGCAGCACTGGCAACATCTCTACCAGCAGCTCCGCCGCCATCGTAGCCTCGCCAAGGCTCGACAACTCCCACACTTGATCGGTGGTGTTCTCCACAATCCTGGCTCCGAGGCCGAACAGGCATGCCACACCCACGCCATAGGCCAGGGTGCGCCAGGGTTGCCATCCCATCAGATACGCCAAGGTATGCACCACCCGCGCCAAGGTGAACACACCGAACAGCCACAGGGTCGCAGCGCTGTCAATCTGCTGCGCGACACACAACCCGCCCAGTACAAAAAACAGCGGGATATTTTCCAGGTCATTCGCCCACGCCTTCGTCGCCCTGCCGACTTGCGGCAGCTCCTCGCGCTGCGCGCTGCGCTTGAAAAACGCCGCATCCTCACGATTGGTAAACGCCCGCCCCCGTAGACGGAAATATCCCTGATAACAGGAAATCGCGAACATCTTCAGACACAGCACCAACACGCATACCGCATAGGCCGGTAAAAGATCATTCATCCCTGAACCCCTTCACCACGATGTAAAGCATCGGCCCCACCGACACAAACACCGCCGTCAGCAAGATATAAGGTAGCGCCGAGCGCCCTCGCCCACGCGCATCCCGATACATCCACACACACGCCAGCGCCGCCATCAAATACAGGTCAATCACCACCTGCGCCGTGTCCGGCCGTGCCATCAATTCCCGCCCAAACGCCAGCAGCGACTGCTCGGCCGTCAGCATCGTGAACAGGGTATACAGGGTAAATCCCAGCAAACCGGCCAGGGCTATGTAGGGTCTTTTCATGGTCTCGTCCTTGGAATGATCAAGGCCCACGTTAGTGATAAGGTTGCGCCCCTCGCAATGACCTCGGAGGTCATGAACCGCTCATGGACAACCCTGCTACCGCCGGCGAACAGCTGCGCCAATTGCGCCGCCAGGCCAAGCTCAGCCAACTCGACCTGGCCCTGATCACCGGGGTTTCCCAGCGCCATCTCAGTTGCCTTGAAACCGGCCGCGCCAAACCCAGCCCGGCCACGTTGCACAATCTGCTGACAGCGTTGGAAACGCCGCTGGAGCAGTGCAACCGCGTCTTCCTCGCCGCCGGTTTCGCCCCGCGCTACGGCGCCACGCCGCTTGACGCGCCGTCCATGACGGCGATTCGCGAAGCCGTCAGCCATGTGCTGCACGCCAACAATCCCGCGCCGGCGATCCTGCTGGGCAGCCAGTGGGAGGTGTTGGCCGCCAACGCGAGTACCAGCGTGTTGTTTGGCTTGGTGGGCATCCCGCCTGATGCGGCCGCTGGCTTGAACCTGCTGGGCACCCTGCTGCAACCCGGCGGCCTCGGCGATCACCTGATCAATAGCGAAGAGATCCGCACCCTCGCCTGGCAACGGGCTACCCGCGAAGCATTGAGCAATCCCGGGCTGGCGGCCTTACTCGCAGATTTACCCGCGCCAACGGGCAGCGAGCTGCCACGGGAAATGCCGCCCCTGGTGCTGACCCGCATCCGCTCAAGCCAGGGCGAGCTGAACTTCCTGTCCACCTTCACCACCTTTGGCATGCCCCAGGACATCACCCTCACCTCCTTGCGTATCGAACATCTGATTCCAGCCGACCCACACACCTGGCAGATAATGCGCACCGCCTATGCGGACTATTCGGCGCTGGTTTTGTGAAATATCTGTACGTAGACTGCCGCCATACCCCCACTTGAAGGCGGCGAAAAAAACGTGATGCAAGTAACCGAAGTCTCCATTGCCCAATTGCGCGCTGCGCTGGAATCCGGCCAGACCACGGCCGTTGAACTGGTCCAGGCGTACCTCGCGCGGATCGAAGCCTATGACGGCCCGCAGACCGCCACCGCGTTGAACACCGTGGTC
Proteins encoded in this window:
- a CDS encoding helix-turn-helix domain-containing protein; this encodes MDNPATAGEQLRQLRRQAKLSQLDLALITGVSQRHLSCLETGRAKPSPATLHNLLTALETPLEQCNRVFLAAGFAPRYGATPLDAPSMTAIREAVSHVLHANNPAPAILLGSQWEVLAANASTSVLFGLVGIPPDAAAGLNLLGTLLQPGGLGDHLINSEEIRTLAWQRATREALSNPGLAALLADLPAPTGSELPREMPPLVLTRIRSSQGELNFLSTFTTFGMPQDITLTSLRIEHLIPADPHTWQIMRTAYADYSALVL
- a CDS encoding sugar ABC transporter substrate-binding protein, with the protein product MKKHLLAALFTLAVTPWALADIRIGVSIAQVDDVFLAQMRDYMAAHAKELPGVTLQFEDAQGDVVRQLNQVQNFTAQGMDAIIVNPVDTAATAKMSSNAQQAKTPLVYVNRRPDAQQLPPGVGYVGSDEVKAGEIQMRYLAEKMGGKGNLAIMLGLLSNNATHNRTLGVKTVLKEYPDIKIVEEQTAEWQRNKAIDLMNNWIVSGRKIDAVAANADEMAIGAAMAISQAGMQPGKDILVAGSDGGPAGLDAVKKGQLLVTVYQDNKGQAVGSIDLAVKMVKKEPYTAELTIPYQQITKDNYQAFLNP
- a CDS encoding DUF2834 domain-containing protein yields the protein MKRPYIALAGLLGFTLYTLFTMLTAEQSLLAFGRELMARPDTAQVVIDLYLMAALACVWMYRDARGRGRSALPYILLTAVFVSVGPMLYIVVKGFRDE
- a CDS encoding phytanoyl-CoA dioxygenase family protein — protein: MSAFVSAEAVCLADFSQLCAQQARAEDYPLCQEVLSNVPIYQAQTLRNSDRRSVMNELHRLFRDGPGVMVVRRAYEDLEVVDRHSQVFEAIFANEAAQGVAADHFAKAGSNGRIWNSLQKAALQSPESFVEYYANPLLGLIAEAWLGPSFQVTAQVNVVHPGGQAQQPHRDYHLGFQTNDVVERFPLPLHVLSQYLTLQGAVAHTDMPLETGPTQLLPFSQQYALGYLAWRREEFIDYFQQHAVQLPLNKGDLLFFNPALFHAAGTNRTADRQRMANLLQISSAFGKPMEALDRDRMMLAVYPALLANPSLDVEAVIACTADGYAFPTNLDTDPPLKGLAPQTGQQLMQQALSEGWPPSDFAAAVAQMRAKRQA